Proteins from a single region of Hordeum vulgare subsp. vulgare chromosome 6H, MorexV3_pseudomolecules_assembly, whole genome shotgun sequence:
- the LOC123401667 gene encoding pentatricopeptide repeat-containing protein At5g38730 produces MPPHAGVDLPRAICAAVIKCSYRRHAHLLAADPTLLAAVLGRLSPLPSAALSFFRALPPPHPLDASLALVRLLAAHPRHHPVARTLLRDLSLRHPLSSPLLLPSLLAEPHLPSWLLLALAQGGRAGDAVRVFDHMRAEGLAPDAHACTALLTSLARARMTATARRVFDGMGRAGVAMNTHVYNAMLHVCLKAGDAARAEALMTRMDATGVPLDLFSFNTAIALYVRKGMQYEAMCVRDRMANDGVEADIVTWNTVIHGMCKEGRMKEASQLHRDMVAAGIEPDTVTYTTLVDGYCRAGDVGEAMNLRAVMEARGMLPGVAAYNAIIRKLCEDGKMKEVNGLLSEMDERKVQADHVTCNTLINSYSKKGDMPSACKVKTRMMESGLQLDQFTYKALIHGFSKAKQLDEAKEALFEMMGAGFSPNYSVFSWLVDGFYKRNNADAVLLIPDELMKRGLPPDKSVYRSLIRRLCKKRLVDLAQKVLHQMQGKGLEADCLVYASLAYAQLTAGKLAAASDTLNDMAKKQLSVTPQIYNCLCTSYGDEKQTLNMFWVHAIERGLIGKSVYKLMHQARLKSLNPAVENEGHAPVSRPSLPASAK; encoded by the exons ATGCCGCCGCACGCCGGCGTCGACCTCCCGCGCGCCATCTGCGCCGCCGTCATCAAATGCTCCTACCGGCGGCACGCCCACCTCCTAGCCGCCGACCCgaccctcctcgccgccgtcctcGGCCGCCTCTCCCCGCTGCCCTCCGCGGCTCTCTCCTTCTTCCGCGCGCTGCCGCCCCCGCACCCGCTCGACGCCTCCCTCGCCCTcgtccgcctcctcgccgcgcacccGCGCCACCACCCCGTCGCGCGCACCCTCCTGCGCGACCTCTCCCTCCGCCACCCGCTCTCCTCCCcgctcctcctcccctcgctccTCGCCGAGCCCCACCTCCCGAGCTGGCTCCTCCTCGCGCTCGCCCAGGGCGGCCGCGCCGGCGACGCCGTCCGGGTCTTCGACCACATGCGCGCCGAGGGCCTCGCGCCCGACGCCCACGCCTGCACCGCGCTCCTCACCTCGCTCGCCAGGGCCCGGATGACGGCCACCGCCCGCAGGGTGTTCGACGGAATGGGCCGCGCCGGGGTCGCCATGAACACGCACGTCTACAACGCCATGCTGCACGTGTGCCTCAAGGCTGGGGACGCCGCGCGTGCCGAGGCGCTGATGACGAGGATGGACGCCACCGGCGTGCCGCTGGACCTCTTCTCCTTTAACACCGCCATCGCGCTGTACGTCAGGAAGGGGATGCAGTACGAGGCGATGTGCGTGCGGGACCGGATGGCGAACGACGGTGTCGAGGCGGACATTGTCACCTGGAACACCGTGATCCATGGGATGTGCAAGGAGGGGAGGATGAAGGAGGCATCCCAGCTCCATAGGGATATGGTGGCGGCAGGCATAGAGCCGGACACGGTGACGTACACCACACTGGTGGACGGGTACTGCCGGGCGGGCGATGTGGGGGAAGCGATGAACCTGCGAGCGGTGATGGAGGCAAGAGGGATGTTACCGGGTGTGGCGGCTTACAACGCAATCATTAGGAAGCTCTGCGAGGATGGCAAGATGAAGGAAGTGAACGGGTTGCTTAGCGAAATGGACGAGAGGAAGGTGCAGGCTGACCATGTGACGTGCAACACGCTGATCAACTCATACTCCAAGAAGGGGGACATGCCCTCGGCGTGCAAGGTCAAGACGAGGATGATGGAGTCAGGATTGCAGTTGGATCAGTTCACTTACAAGGCTCTCATCCATGGATTCAGCAAGGCCAAGCAGCTAGATGAGGCCAAAGAGGCCTTGTTCGAGATGATGGGTGCAG GATTTTCACCCAATTATAGTGTATTTTCATGGCTCGTCGATGGTTTCTACAAGAGGAATAATGCAGATGCAGTGCTACTCATTCCTGATGAGCTTATGAAAAGGGGTCTTCCTCCAGATAAATCGGTATACAGGTCTCTGATCCGAAGGCTCTGCAAGAAGAGGCTGGTTGACCTTGCCCAAAAAGTACTTCACCAAATGCAAGGCAAAGGTCTAGAAGCTGACTGTCTAGTGTATGCCTCACTTGCATACGCACAGCTGACTGCAGGAAAGCTGGCTGCTGCTTCTGACACATTGAATGATATGGCGAAGAAGCAGCTGTCAGTAACGCCCCAGATCTACAACTGCCTGTGCACTTCTTATGGGGACGAGAAGCAGACACTGAACATGTTCTGGGTTCATGCCATCGAGAGAGGTCTGATTGGGAAGAGTGTGTACAAATTGATGCACCAAGCAAGGCTGAAATCATTGAATCCTGCAGTTGAGAACGAGGGGCATGCTCCTGTTTCAAGGCCTAGCTTACCGGCGTCTGCGAAATGA